The Oscillatoria acuminata PCC 6304 genomic interval ATTTCTTTGCGCTTACGCTTTTCTAGGGGAGTTTCAAAGTGACGCTGACGCTTCATATCTGCATAAATTCCCTCTTTGGCAACTTGACGCTTAAAGCGGCGCAGTGCAGATTCGATC includes:
- the rpsU gene encoding 30S ribosomal protein S21, translated to MTQVVVGENEAIESALRRFKRQVAKEGIYADMKRQRHFETPLEKRKRKEIARRRKRRYSR